CTGAGACTCCGACACTCTGAAACCCTGCCCCAAGGAGAACCCACGTGACCGAAGAAACCACCCCCCAACCGGAATACACTGTCGAACAGATCGTTGCTGCCATTAGCCAGCAGATCGAAGTGAGTCATGGTGGGTGGGTTGAGTTCGTCGATTATGACGGCAAGGTATTAAGCGTA
This window of the Chloroflexota bacterium genome carries:
- a CDS encoding NifU family protein encodes the protein MTEETTPQPEYTVEQIVAAISQQIEVSHGGWVEFVDYDGKVLSVRLQGNCVGCPMSQYTLAMGIGETVKQFFPELESVQAVP